A single genomic interval of Syntrophobotulus glycolicus DSM 8271 harbors:
- the minD gene encoding septum site-determining protein MinD: MGEIIVVTSGKGGVGKTTTSANLGAALASAGHGVALVDTDIGLRNLDVVLGLENRIVYDIVDVTSGNCRLKQALIKDKRFENLYLLPAAQTKDKTAVNPAEMKKLCEELRQEFDYTIIDCPAGIEQGFYNAIAGADKAVVVTTPEVSAVRDADRIIGLLESAELHDSRLIVNRMRPRMVKQGNMMDIDDVVDILAVDLLGVVPEDDKIVISTNKGEPAVMDFNSDAGEAFRRIAQRIKGEQVPLLNLDVSGGLIDKFKKIIGMR, translated from the coding sequence ATGGGAGAGATAATTGTGGTAACGTCCGGTAAGGGTGGGGTTGGAAAGACAACAACATCTGCAAATTTAGGAGCGGCCCTGGCTTCGGCAGGACATGGAGTAGCACTGGTAGATACGGATATAGGATTGAGAAATCTCGATGTGGTTTTAGGACTGGAAAACAGAATCGTCTATGATATTGTGGATGTGACCAGTGGTAATTGCAGGCTGAAACAAGCCCTGATCAAAGATAAGAGGTTTGAAAACTTGTATTTGCTTCCTGCGGCTCAGACAAAAGACAAAACGGCGGTAAATCCCGCCGAGATGAAAAAACTGTGTGAGGAATTAAGGCAGGAATTTGATTATACAATCATTGATTGTCCGGCAGGAATAGAGCAGGGCTTTTACAATGCCATCGCAGGGGCCGATAAGGCCGTAGTTGTGACGACACCGGAGGTGAGTGCCGTCAGGGATGCGGATAGAATCATAGGGCTTTTGGAAAGCGCTGAGCTTCATGATTCGCGTTTGATTGTAAACAGGATGAGGCCGCGAATGGTCAAACAGGGCAATATGATGGATATCGATGATGTTGTTGATATTCTGGCCGTTGATCTGTTGGGGGTAGTCCCGGAAGACGATAAGATTGTCATTTCGACAAATAAAGGGGAGCCGGCAGTAATGGATTTTAATTCAGATGCGGGGGAAGCGTTTCGCAGAATCGCACAAAGGATCAAGGGCGAGCAGGTTCCATTGCTGAATCTTGATGTGTCCGGCGGCCTGATTGATAAGTTTAAAAAAATTATTGGCATGCGCTGA
- the mrdA gene encoding penicillin-binding protein 2, translating to MENKEKKVYNNRLTVFSIVVILVFFILGFNLWWRQIANAEYYSQKAENNVVKTVTTSAVRGTITDSKGAVLAKSVPKTTLVIDWTDMQNTNKDWKSVVQKLAEYVKPYWKYPNQSVENIAEDIFVLIRNQNYKPVTIMEEVSPVLQAIIAEHANELPGVSIEALAVRVYPQDQIAGQVLGFVREISPEEIEQFNKQGEEIGDTYQYTQGDLVGKMGVEKTYDYWLRGTHGINRVGIDSKGRPVVKEKVQGAQPGDTIQLTIDSSLQKVVEDEMERVIESIRHDYPDAKAAAAVVIEVNTGKVLAMASLPYMNPNDLTGIISEETTEKYFRAENAAAFNRAISGLYAPGSTFKMLTGLAALQKGLVSPDETVNDVMSSLGNQDAQLQGVEEWGGNYFKYVNLYSALAHSSNIYFQVIGRRVFENDPEYIRTVAHEFGLGVRSGIDLPLEGTGTAPSAAWKKEFFKPYFDRKHQTQLEEIEEKYAELEKGAAAADIQKYERSKQKEINQVELEYKDNTTYQVEWRLFDAFGSSIGQSYNSYTLIQLANYVAAIVNGGKHYQPYVVDKVINPLSKAVVKQNEPTLLNQVSISQENLQIMKKAMSEVTSGAGTASGLFYDVPEFSGGGKTGTAQIGSKGSYLGDSYNGMFVAFAPYENPQIAFAGVVEYGGHGGNTAGLVAKAAFKHYFGWK from the coding sequence ATGGAAAATAAAGAAAAAAAAGTATACAACAACAGGCTGACTGTTTTCAGTATAGTTGTCATTTTGGTGTTTTTCATTCTTGGCTTTAATCTTTGGTGGCGGCAGATTGCCAATGCCGAATATTACTCGCAGAAAGCGGAGAACAATGTGGTGAAGACCGTGACGACTTCGGCGGTCAGGGGAACAATCACCGATTCTAAGGGTGCTGTTTTGGCCAAAAGTGTACCCAAAACCACTCTGGTGATTGATTGGACGGATATGCAAAATACGAATAAGGATTGGAAAAGTGTCGTGCAAAAGCTGGCCGAGTATGTTAAGCCGTACTGGAAGTACCCTAATCAATCGGTTGAGAATATTGCCGAGGATATTTTTGTCCTGATCCGTAATCAAAACTATAAGCCGGTTACAATTATGGAGGAGGTTTCTCCTGTGCTTCAGGCGATCATTGCCGAGCATGCCAATGAATTGCCGGGTGTCAGTATTGAGGCTTTGGCGGTGAGGGTGTATCCGCAAGATCAGATAGCGGGACAGGTTTTGGGGTTTGTACGGGAGATCAGCCCGGAGGAAATCGAGCAGTTCAATAAGCAGGGGGAGGAAATTGGAGACACCTACCAATATACCCAGGGTGATCTGGTCGGTAAGATGGGTGTGGAAAAGACCTATGATTACTGGCTGAGAGGGACCCACGGCATTAACAGAGTGGGAATAGACAGCAAGGGCCGTCCGGTAGTCAAGGAAAAGGTTCAGGGCGCCCAGCCAGGGGATACGATTCAGCTGACTATCGACAGTTCTCTGCAAAAAGTTGTTGAGGACGAGATGGAAAGGGTGATTGAGAGTATCCGGCATGACTATCCCGATGCTAAGGCCGCGGCGGCGGTCGTCATTGAGGTGAATACGGGCAAGGTCTTGGCTATGGCTTCTCTGCCCTATATGAACCCTAATGACCTGACCGGTATTATTTCTGAGGAAACTACGGAAAAATATTTCCGCGCTGAAAATGCGGCGGCTTTTAACCGCGCCATAAGCGGGCTGTATGCTCCGGGCTCAACGTTTAAGATGTTAACCGGGCTGGCTGCCCTGCAAAAGGGTTTGGTTTCCCCTGATGAAACCGTGAATGATGTGATGTCCTCTTTAGGCAATCAGGATGCTCAGCTTCAGGGGGTTGAGGAATGGGGCGGAAATTATTTTAAATATGTGAATCTTTACTCGGCATTGGCTCATTCTTCCAATATTTACTTTCAGGTGATCGGCCGGCGTGTTTTTGAAAATGATCCTGAATATATTCGTACTGTTGCCCATGAGTTTGGTCTGGGTGTCAGATCAGGCATTGACCTGCCTCTGGAAGGGACGGGAACCGCTCCTTCGGCGGCTTGGAAAAAAGAGTTTTTTAAACCATACTTTGACCGCAAGCACCAGACACAGTTGGAAGAGATTGAAGAAAAGTACGCTGAATTGGAGAAGGGCGCGGCTGCGGCCGACATCCAGAAATATGAAAGAAGCAAACAGAAAGAAATTAATCAGGTTGAGCTGGAGTATAAGGACAATACCACTTATCAGGTCGAATGGAGGCTGTTTGACGCTTTCGGCAGCTCGATCGGGCAGAGCTACAATTCATATACCCTGATCCAGCTGGCGAACTATGTCGCTGCAATCGTCAACGGAGGGAAACATTACCAGCCATATGTCGTCGATAAGGTAATCAATCCATTGAGCAAAGCGGTAGTGAAGCAGAATGAGCCGACCTTGCTTAATCAGGTCTCTATTTCCCAGGAGAACCTGCAGATCATGAAAAAGGCGATGTCGGAGGTCACCAGTGGAGCCGGTACGGCAAGCGGGCTTTTCTATGATGTTCCCGAATTCAGCGGGGGAGGAAAGACCGGTACGGCTCAGATCGGATCAAAGGGCTCATATTTAGGGGATAGCTATAATGGGATGTTTGTCGCTTTTGCTCCCTATGAGAATCCGCAGATTGCTTTTGCCGGAGTGGTTGAATATGGAGGACATGGCGGAAATACGGCCGGTCTTGTCGCAAAAGCGGCGTTTAAACATTACTTTGGCTGGAAATAA
- the mreD gene encoding rod shape-determining protein MreD, with protein sequence MMRYFLMAGILVLCLIFPGTLFYYLSWDGIKPDLAMLWLIYLALHHRTSEGVILAAVTGLIVDLYLGRYLGLYVFTFIVLALGSSYFQKRWYRDNIPLTTVLVFCLSLIGQALIAFLTSAAGLNWSLGYTARLIILISLYNALLVPITYPPVHRSFTAGWLKKRSKYDLY encoded by the coding sequence ATGATGCGTTATTTTCTGATGGCGGGTATTCTTGTTTTATGTCTCATTTTCCCCGGCACTCTGTTTTACTACCTTTCCTGGGACGGAATTAAGCCTGACCTGGCTATGCTGTGGTTAATCTATCTGGCCCTGCATCACCGGACCTCGGAGGGAGTGATTTTAGCCGCGGTTACGGGGCTTATCGTTGATCTCTACCTCGGAAGATATTTGGGCCTGTATGTATTTACGTTCATCGTTTTAGCGCTTGGGAGCAGTTACTTTCAGAAACGCTGGTACAGGGACAATATCCCCTTAACCACTGTTCTGGTTTTTTGTCTTTCCCTGATCGGGCAGGCTCTCATTGCTTTTCTGACTTCGGCGGCAGGATTGAATTGGAGCCTCGGTTATACGGCCAGGCTCATAATTTTAATCTCTTTATACAATGCTCTGCTGGTTCCCATTACTTATCCACCGGTTCACAGATCGTTTACAGCGGGCTGGCTGAAGAAACGATCAAAATATGACCTCTATTAA
- the mreC gene encoding rod shape-determining protein MreC, producing MGNKISPMLIGVVTFAIILVTITTMRLTGIGSNFANPVGGAMEVVLSPVESFIWRAGNSIKGNFFAIFTFSKVKAENEELKKQVEKLTGDNLQLKQQVLAGLRYQEMDKGKFQSPVLDKYPKIGASLVNRNPMAWYQTVTINRGTKDGVKVNDPVVANLGLVGKVISASAAYSDVLLILDGQGEAGALVRDSKGNAIFGVVEGTYGNGSRITATGSLEMNVKQDDEVNPGDLVLTSGLGGVYPKDIPIGVVDKVILDNTGLFKTALIEPIVNFDILEEVYVVDTAGAK from the coding sequence GTGGGCAATAAAATCAGTCCGATGCTGATTGGTGTGGTTACATTTGCCATTATTCTTGTGACCATCACGACAATGAGGCTAACAGGAATCGGAAGCAACTTTGCCAATCCTGTCGGAGGGGCGATGGAGGTTGTGCTTTCACCTGTGGAAAGCTTCATTTGGCGAGCCGGAAACAGTATTAAAGGGAATTTTTTCGCTATTTTTACGTTCAGCAAAGTCAAAGCGGAAAATGAAGAACTGAAAAAACAAGTCGAAAAGTTAACCGGGGACAACCTGCAGCTTAAGCAGCAGGTTCTTGCCGGTTTACGCTATCAGGAGATGGATAAGGGAAAATTTCAAAGTCCCGTTCTCGATAAATACCCCAAGATCGGGGCGAGTCTGGTTAACCGGAATCCGATGGCCTGGTATCAGACCGTAACAATCAATAGAGGGACAAAAGACGGGGTTAAAGTCAATGATCCGGTCGTTGCCAATCTGGGGCTGGTTGGGAAGGTGATTTCCGCCTCAGCCGCTTACTCGGATGTTCTCCTTATTTTGGACGGGCAGGGGGAAGCGGGGGCTTTAGTGCGTGACAGCAAAGGAAACGCAATCTTTGGGGTTGTGGAGGGAACCTATGGTAACGGTTCGAGGATAACGGCCACGGGCTCTCTGGAAATGAATGTTAAACAAGATGACGAGGTGAACCCCGGTGATCTGGTCTTAACCTCCGGATTGGGCGGTGTGTACCCTAAAGACATTCCGATAGGAGTAGTAGATAAGGTCATTCTGGACAATACGGGCTTGTTCAAAACGGCGCTGATCGAGCCTATTGTTAATTTTGATATTTTGGAAGAAGTCTATGTTGTGGATACGGCAGGAGCGAAATGA
- a CDS encoding rod shape-determining protein yields the protein MFFSRDLGIDLGTANTLVHMKGKGIVVREPSVVAMDLQSKEPLAVGDRAKEMIGRTPGNIVAIRPLKDGVISDFNVTQKMLKYFINRAVGSQFMFARPRVVICVPSGVTAVEERAVKEAALAAGAKDPIIMEEPMAASIGAGLPVSEPTGNMIVDIGGGTTEVAVISLGGIVTSGSIRVAGDEMDEAIIAYIKKTYNLSVGYQSAEDIKKKIGAAYMPEEGAVYQIKGRDLLSGLPKTVEITAEEIVEALSEPVSAIVESVKSCLEKTPPELAADIMDRGIMMAGGGSLLKNLDRLIADETGIPVHLAEDPLSCVAIGTGKVLDDEDVLRKIAALQKS from the coding sequence ATGTTTTTTTCCAGAGATTTAGGAATTGATCTTGGTACAGCGAATACGCTTGTTCATATGAAAGGTAAAGGAATTGTTGTTCGTGAGCCTTCGGTTGTCGCTATGGATCTGCAGAGTAAGGAACCTCTGGCTGTAGGGGACAGGGCCAAGGAGATGATCGGACGTACGCCGGGAAATATCGTGGCAATCAGGCCCCTGAAAGACGGGGTCATCTCGGATTTTAATGTTACGCAAAAGATGCTGAAGTATTTTATCAACAGGGCGGTAGGGTCGCAGTTTATGTTTGCCCGGCCGCGGGTGGTTATTTGCGTGCCTTCAGGGGTAACCGCGGTTGAGGAACGGGCTGTTAAGGAAGCCGCTCTGGCCGCCGGTGCCAAAGATCCCATTATTATGGAGGAACCGATGGCCGCGTCCATTGGCGCAGGGCTTCCCGTGAGCGAGCCTACCGGAAACATGATCGTGGATATTGGCGGAGGGACAACCGAGGTCGCCGTCATCTCACTTGGAGGTATTGTCACTTCCGGTTCGATCAGGGTTGCGGGTGATGAGATGGATGAAGCCATTATCGCTTATATTAAAAAGACCTATAATTTATCCGTTGGCTATCAGTCGGCCGAAGATATCAAGAAGAAAATCGGTGCTGCCTATATGCCGGAAGAGGGGGCCGTTTATCAAATCAAAGGACGCGACCTTCTGAGCGGTTTGCCGAAAACGGTGGAGATTACAGCTGAGGAGATCGTTGAAGCTCTGAGTGAACCGGTATCGGCTATTGTAGAGTCGGTAAAGTCGTGTCTGGAAAAGACACCGCCTGAATTGGCGGCCGATATTATGGACCGCGGTATTATGATGGCGGGCGGGGGCTCCTTGCTAAAAAACCTGGACAGACTGATTGCCGATGAAACGGGCATTCCCGTTCATCTGGCTGAGGACCCGCTTTCTTGTGTAGCTATCGGGACAGGCAAGGTTTTGGATGATGAAGACGTCCTGCGTAAGATTGCCGCTTTACAGAAAAGCTAA
- the radC gene encoding RadC family protein, with protein MGNKVCNPLKNLPCELKPRERLYRIGPQSLSDAEVLAILLGTGSKGENVLDLAARILTEAGGISSMAGKSVHDFEQIRGIGQAKAAQVKAALEFGRRSASSTYGQRPIVSSPGDASALVMEEMRFLDREHFRVMHLNTKKMLLGISEISIGSLNSSLVHPRECFKEAIKRNSHSLILLHNHPSGDPSPSQEDLEITRRLDECGRILGISVLDHIIIGDGRYVSLKEQGMI; from the coding sequence ATGGGCAATAAAGTCTGTAATCCATTGAAAAATCTTCCTTGCGAACTTAAGCCAAGGGAGCGTTTGTACAGGATAGGACCGCAGTCTTTATCCGACGCGGAGGTCTTAGCCATTCTTTTAGGGACAGGCTCTAAAGGAGAGAATGTACTGGATTTAGCGGCAAGAATTCTGACCGAGGCCGGGGGCATTTCCTCCATGGCCGGAAAGTCGGTCCACGATTTTGAACAGATCAGAGGAATCGGACAGGCCAAGGCCGCTCAGGTTAAAGCCGCCCTGGAATTTGGCCGCAGGAGTGCTTCGTCTACTTATGGGCAAAGGCCGATTGTCAGCTCACCCGGAGATGCGTCAGCCCTCGTGATGGAGGAAATGCGTTTTTTAGACAGGGAGCACTTTAGGGTGATGCATCTCAATACGAAAAAAATGCTGCTTGGGATCAGCGAGATTTCGATAGGATCGCTCAATTCTTCTCTGGTTCATCCTAGAGAATGCTTCAAAGAAGCAATAAAAAGGAATTCACATTCTCTGATCTTGCTGCATAACCATCCAAGCGGTGATCCGTCACCAAGTCAGGAGGATCTGGAAATTACCCGGAGGCTTGATGAATGCGGCAGGATTTTGGGAATCTCTGTTCTCGACCATATCATTATCGGTGATGGAAGGTACGTCAGTTTAAAGGAACAAGGGATGATTTAA
- a CDS encoding Maf family protein, giving the protein MLVLASSSPRRRELLTQWGYLFNLVGGNVSETVPQGLAPEEAVMEIAGRKALKGWENWRRQTGSSSDVVLGADTLVVFNGTMLGKPLNEKDAWNMLSALSGKTHQVMTGIALVDAITMAEEEKGYLTWVEVTTVVFKEISGREIEDYISTGEPMDKAAGYGIQGKAEMFVDHIVGSLTNVIGLPRELLEQKLQDRGILPG; this is encoded by the coding sequence TTGCTTGTTTTAGCTTCTTCTTCACCGCGCCGGCGGGAACTTCTTACACAATGGGGATATCTTTTCAACCTTGTCGGGGGAAACGTTTCGGAGACCGTTCCTCAGGGGCTTGCCCCGGAGGAGGCTGTTATGGAAATCGCCGGGCGCAAGGCTCTTAAAGGCTGGGAGAATTGGCGGAGACAAACCGGAAGCAGTTCGGATGTTGTTCTGGGAGCAGATACACTGGTCGTTTTTAATGGAACGATGCTGGGCAAACCATTGAATGAAAAAGATGCCTGGAACATGCTTTCCGCTTTGAGCGGAAAGACTCATCAGGTCATGACCGGGATTGCTTTGGTGGATGCCATTACAATGGCTGAAGAGGAAAAAGGTTATCTGACCTGGGTCGAAGTGACAACTGTAGTATTTAAAGAAATAAGCGGGCGGGAGATCGAAGATTATATCTCAACAGGAGAGCCCATGGATAAAGCAGCAGGATATGGAATTCAAGGAAAAGCAGAAATGTTTGTAGATCATATTGTTGGGTCATTAACCAATGTTATCGGGCTTCCCAGAGAACTGCTGGAGCAAAAGCTTCAGGATAGGGGAATACTGCCCGGGTAA
- the cimA gene encoding citramalate synthase: MSGKKAVYIYDTTLRDGAQGEGVHFSVKDKMLYLAKIMETGVHYIEAGWPGSNPKDDEFFNRIASSETIGSGMSKIAAFGSTCRVGEEPENSEILSNLLSSCAPAVTIFGKAWKLHVKEVLRTDHRENWRMIRESVRFLSAGGKEVFFDAEHFFDGFADDPDFALACLEAALEGGATGVVLCDTNGGAFPDEIRKGVLAAGKAFVPRYLGIHAHNDGGMAVANSLTAVQAGANQIQGSWNGFGERCGNANLSTLVPWLQLKLGYQVLGAETVNDLSHLSRYVAELANYPFDEKQPFVGKSAFAHKAGMHVDAVIKNHKTFEHIDPSAVGNERRILVSEQSGKANLCQRMKKFQPEITKDDPLVEKAMDRIKQAEKEGFQYDTAEGSLDLLLLDIMGLLRRPFVLEDYHVWSDPLRGELDSVAVVKVRVGDRSEHIAGEGDGPVHALDKALRRTLSVFFPIIEESELSDYKVRVIDGSHGTGATVRVVVETRWGLRSWGTVGVATNILRASAMALLDALYIVILSQSEGKTG; this comes from the coding sequence ATGTCCGGGAAAAAGGCCGTCTATATTTATGATACAACATTAAGAGATGGGGCACAGGGAGAAGGAGTGCACTTTTCGGTCAAAGACAAAATGCTCTATCTGGCAAAAATCATGGAGACCGGAGTTCACTATATTGAAGCGGGCTGGCCGGGTTCAAACCCTAAGGATGATGAATTTTTTAACAGGATTGCTTCCTCCGAAACCATAGGCTCCGGGATGTCTAAAATTGCGGCCTTCGGGAGTACCTGCAGGGTGGGGGAGGAGCCGGAAAACAGTGAAATCCTGAGCAATTTATTATCTTCCTGTGCTCCGGCAGTGACGATTTTCGGGAAGGCCTGGAAGCTGCATGTCAAGGAAGTGCTGCGGACCGACCACAGGGAAAATTGGAGAATGATCAGAGAATCGGTCCGGTTCTTGTCGGCGGGCGGCAAGGAAGTATTCTTTGATGCCGAGCATTTTTTTGACGGTTTTGCGGATGATCCTGATTTTGCCCTGGCTTGTTTGGAAGCGGCCTTAGAGGGCGGAGCGACGGGTGTTGTTCTGTGCGACACCAATGGCGGGGCCTTTCCGGATGAGATCCGGAAGGGAGTATTGGCTGCCGGGAAAGCTTTTGTCCCCCGGTATCTGGGCATTCATGCCCATAATGACGGAGGTATGGCTGTAGCCAATAGTTTGACGGCCGTACAGGCAGGGGCAAATCAAATTCAGGGGAGCTGGAACGGCTTCGGGGAAAGATGCGGTAATGCCAATTTAAGTACACTCGTTCCCTGGCTCCAATTAAAATTGGGATATCAGGTGCTCGGAGCGGAAACCGTGAATGATCTGAGCCATTTATCCCGTTATGTAGCCGAATTGGCCAATTATCCTTTTGACGAAAAGCAGCCCTTCGTGGGGAAAAGCGCCTTTGCGCACAAAGCGGGGATGCATGTCGACGCTGTGATCAAGAATCACAAAACTTTTGAGCATATTGATCCTTCGGCAGTCGGCAATGAACGCAGAATTTTGGTTTCTGAACAGTCCGGCAAGGCAAATTTATGCCAGAGAATGAAAAAGTTTCAGCCGGAGATCACCAAGGACGATCCTCTTGTGGAAAAAGCGATGGACAGGATCAAGCAGGCGGAAAAGGAAGGCTTTCAGTACGATACGGCGGAAGGGAGCCTAGACCTGCTGTTGCTGGATATTATGGGCTTGCTCAGGCGGCCGTTTGTTTTGGAGGATTACCATGTATGGAGTGACCCGCTGAGGGGAGAGCTGGACTCTGTCGCCGTAGTCAAAGTCAGGGTTGGCGACAGGTCTGAGCATATTGCCGGAGAAGGAGACGGGCCGGTTCATGCTTTGGATAAGGCATTGAGAAGAACCCTCAGTGTTTTCTTTCCTATTATTGAGGAAAGTGAGCTAAGCGATTACAAAGTGAGGGTCATTGACGGTTCTCACGGAACCGGAGCTACTGTCCGGGTCGTCGTTGAGACCAGATGGGGGCTGCGAAGCTGGGGCACGGTGGGAGTGGCGACAAATATTCTCCGGGCCAGCGCCATGGCTTTGCTGGATGCTTTATATATTGTTATTTTGTCGCAATCAGAGGGAAAAACCGGTTAG
- a CDS encoding redox-sensing transcriptional repressor Rex, with translation MKTLKIPEASIIRMSVYSRYLAELDRKGIITISSGDIAEGVGVSPAQVRKDLAYFGEFGIRGVGYNVKDLHLNILRILGLSNEWSIALVGLGNLGSALSNYRGFKERGFIITSIFDNDPQKIGMLIDGVEVMPVSRMEEVIPKNKTQIGAITVPTSSAQEAADRLVKCGVKAILNFAPIVLNVPPEIELRNVDLMVNLEVLTFNYAGKMA, from the coding sequence TTGAAAACATTAAAGATTCCTGAGGCCTCAATTATCAGAATGTCAGTTTATTCCCGATACCTGGCGGAGCTTGACCGCAAGGGGATCATTACAATTTCATCAGGTGATATTGCGGAAGGAGTGGGGGTCAGCCCTGCTCAGGTCAGAAAGGATCTCGCCTATTTCGGGGAGTTCGGGATCCGGGGGGTAGGATATAATGTGAAGGATCTTCATTTAAATATTCTGCGCATTTTGGGATTGAGCAATGAATGGAGTATTGCTCTGGTCGGGCTGGGAAACCTGGGGTCGGCGTTAAGCAATTACCGCGGGTTTAAAGAACGGGGTTTTATCATCACCAGTATCTTCGATAATGATCCCCAAAAAATAGGGATGCTGATTGATGGGGTGGAGGTAATGCCTGTTTCCAGGATGGAGGAGGTCATTCCAAAAAACAAAACGCAGATCGGCGCCATCACAGTTCCGACATCCTCTGCGCAGGAGGCGGCGGACAGGTTGGTGAAATGCGGAGTGAAAGCTATCCTGAACTTTGCCCCTATTGTCCTTAATGTTCCTCCGGAGATAGAGCTGCGTAATGTTGACCTGATGGTTAATCTTGAAGTGTTGACGTTCAATTACGCCGGTAAAATGGCTTAG
- a CDS encoding SPOR domain-containing protein: MGKFKKVPCLIKIIMVIIGITAAGFFLWKTGQIFIQMVSKDHVQDTANTQETQEEILVLSKLEFWTCQTGVYQNRGNAEAAVTNLGNKGWKAGIIEEKNDIVSVGMTSTKEEGAEISKKLEQNGVSNWTKKVEYPALHFKVTGKDIGTTIQMLKLANELLAKRDLNNPEVSRYTAVLSAEKCPGDLVKIRQIIQEIRQEQDPNGQASAVKPDSRKLFQLFNEYKDITTKYFNHNDQFSKK, translated from the coding sequence ATGGGCAAATTTAAAAAAGTTCCATGTTTGATTAAAATAATAATGGTAATAATAGGAATAACAGCCGCGGGATTTTTCCTGTGGAAAACAGGACAGATCTTTATTCAGATGGTCTCTAAGGATCATGTCCAGGATACGGCCAATACTCAGGAAACACAAGAGGAGATCCTTGTTTTGTCCAAGCTGGAATTCTGGACTTGTCAGACAGGAGTATATCAGAATAGAGGGAATGCCGAAGCGGCAGTAACCAATTTGGGAAACAAGGGCTGGAAGGCCGGTATTATTGAGGAAAAAAACGACATTGTATCGGTAGGCATGACGTCAACAAAAGAAGAGGGGGCAGAAATCAGCAAAAAACTGGAACAAAACGGAGTGAGCAACTGGACCAAAAAAGTGGAATACCCTGCCCTGCATTTTAAGGTGACGGGCAAGGATATCGGTACAACGATTCAGATGTTAAAGCTTGCCAATGAGCTTTTGGCAAAGAGAGATCTCAATAACCCGGAAGTAAGCCGGTATACAGCTGTTCTAAGTGCGGAAAAATGTCCCGGCGATCTCGTTAAAATCCGGCAGATCATTCAGGAAATCCGGCAGGAACAAGATCCGAACGGGCAAGCAAGCGCAGTAAAGCCGGACAGCAGAAAGCTTTTTCAGTTATTTAACGAATATAAAGACATAACAACGAAGTATTTTAATCATAATGATCAATTCAGCAAAAAATAG